Proteins encoded together in one Variovorax paradoxus window:
- a CDS encoding DEAD/DEAH box helicase, with amino-acid sequence MTDAFEAQGEFAPVQSTNNNEFVAAADTMSEAPILDALDAAPEAAVAEEARVPNGFIKLGLAPELIAAVADLGFTQPTTVQDKVIPLAMAGEAGQDGKARFVDLMVSSQTGSGKTAAFLLPVLHTLLKRQAEAEAEAKAEFQRLAAEAAARGEAVPKKPKRKDPTNARHFKAATPGALILCPTRELAQQVAHDAIELVRHCRGLRVANVVGGMPYQLQIAKLQNADLVVATPGRLLDLQRSSQLKLDKVKFLVVDEADRMLDLGFSDDLAEVNQLTIERQQTMMFSATFAPRIQQLAQRVMREPQRITIDSPQEKHANIKQSLYWADNSQHKRKLLDHWLRDTSINQAIVFASTQVECDGLANDLQQEGFSAVALHGALSQGLRNRRLMALRQGQVQILVATDVAARGIDVPTITHVFNFGLPMKAEDYTHRIGRTGRAGRDGLAITFAEFRDRRKIMDIEQYSRQQFKAEVVAGLEPQQRMPQSRPPMGEYRGGRGDNQSRDRKFGNGGAGGGGGYRGNNGGGYAGASGFNDRNSRGPAQGQGPRGFQGGNNAGFGGGRDDGGNGGGGGGYGRKPGWGDSAPRGGHGHGHGGGRGDGGFAPREGFAPREGFAPRGNGAGHGGPGKVFVPRDAQKRAFKPTR; translated from the coding sequence ATGACCGACGCTTTTGAAGCGCAGGGCGAGTTCGCGCCTGTGCAATCCACCAACAACAACGAATTTGTCGCTGCCGCGGACACCATGTCCGAAGCGCCGATTCTCGATGCGCTCGACGCCGCTCCCGAAGCGGCCGTGGCCGAAGAAGCCCGCGTTCCCAACGGCTTCATCAAGCTCGGCCTCGCGCCGGAACTGATTGCCGCCGTGGCGGACCTGGGCTTTACCCAGCCCACCACCGTGCAAGACAAGGTGATTCCGCTCGCCATGGCCGGCGAAGCCGGCCAGGACGGCAAGGCCCGTTTTGTCGACCTGATGGTGTCGAGCCAGACCGGTTCGGGCAAGACCGCCGCTTTCCTGCTGCCCGTGCTGCACACGCTGCTCAAGCGCCAGGCCGAAGCCGAAGCCGAAGCCAAGGCCGAGTTCCAGCGCCTGGCCGCTGAAGCCGCCGCCCGCGGCGAGGCCGTGCCCAAGAAGCCGAAGCGCAAGGACCCGACCAACGCCCGCCATTTCAAGGCTGCCACCCCCGGCGCCCTCATCCTGTGCCCCACGCGCGAACTCGCGCAGCAGGTTGCGCACGATGCCATCGAGCTGGTCCGCCATTGCCGCGGTTTGCGCGTTGCCAACGTGGTGGGCGGCATGCCCTACCAGTTGCAGATCGCCAAGCTGCAGAACGCCGACCTCGTGGTTGCCACCCCCGGCCGCCTGCTCGACCTGCAGCGCTCGTCGCAGCTCAAGCTCGACAAGGTCAAGTTCCTGGTGGTCGACGAAGCCGACCGCATGCTCGACCTCGGCTTCTCGGACGACCTGGCCGAAGTCAACCAGCTCACGATCGAGCGCCAGCAGACCATGATGTTCAGCGCCACCTTCGCGCCGCGCATCCAGCAGCTGGCCCAGCGCGTCATGCGCGAGCCGCAGCGCATCACCATCGACAGCCCGCAGGAAAAGCACGCCAACATCAAGCAATCGCTGTACTGGGCCGACAACAGCCAGCACAAGCGCAAGCTGCTCGACCACTGGCTGCGCGACACCAGCATCAACCAGGCCATAGTGTTTGCGAGCACGCAAGTCGAATGCGACGGCCTCGCCAACGACCTGCAGCAAGAAGGCTTCAGCGCCGTGGCGCTGCACGGCGCCCTGAGCCAGGGCCTGCGCAACCGCCGCCTGATGGCGCTGCGCCAGGGCCAGGTGCAGATCCTGGTGGCTACCGACGTTGCCGCCCGCGGCATCGACGTGCCCACGATCACCCACGTCTTCAACTTCGGCCTGCCGATGAAGGCAGAGGACTACACCCACCGCATCGGCCGCACCGGCCGTGCAGGCCGCGACGGCCTGGCCATCACGTTTGCCGAGTTCCGCGATCGCCGCAAGATCATGGACATCGAGCAATACAGCCGCCAGCAGTTCAAGGCTGAAGTGGTTGCAGGCCTCGAGCCGCAACAGCGCATGCCGCAATCGCGTCCGCCCATGGGCGAGTACCGTGGCGGCCGCGGCGACAACCAGTCGCGCGACCGCAAGTTCGGCAATGGCGGTGCAGGCGGCGGCGGTGGTTACCGCGGCAACAACGGCGGGGGCTATGCCGGCGCCAGCGGCTTCAACGACCGCAACTCGCGCGGCCCGGCGCAGGGCCAAGGCCCGCGCGGCTTCCAAGGCGGCAACAATGCCGGCTTCGGCGGCGGCCGTGACGACGGTGGCAATGGCGGTGGTGGCGGTGGTTATGGCCGCAAGCCGGGCTGGGGCGACAGTGCCCCGCGCGGTGGCCATGGCCACGGCCACGGTGGTGGCCGCGGCGACGGCGGTTTCGCGCCGCGCGAAGGCTTTGCACCCCGCGAAGGTTTTGCTCCACGCGGCAATGGCGCAGGCCATGGCGGCCCGGGCAAGGTCTTTGTGCCGCGCGACGCACAAAAGCGTGCATTCAAGCCTACGCGCTGA
- a CDS encoding NAD/NADP octopine/nopaline dehydrogenase family protein yields the protein MKIAILGGGHGAYAAAADLSEAGHEVRLWRRDAAALEAVAQAGAITLKDADGTREVPLALATADIAAALKGAELIVLPTPAIAQHDIALAMAPHLADGQVVFLPPGTFGSYVMARTVKEAGSRADVAWAETGTLPYLARKHGEREVNVTIRAIRLPTGVYPARKEAEAIEVIRRAYPAVHGCGDALSGALMNAGPVIHPPLMVMNAAPLQHFERWDIHNEGTQRAVRDVTDRLDRERMAVREALGHGAPHYPLADHYNNDQWMYGDAHKQLVKSGDWRENIDLHTHRYITEDTELGLAFLASAARHAGVDAPIAHGLLAIVGGFLGRDLRQGPRTFESLGLAGLSAAQLKQRLHDGE from the coding sequence ATGAAAATTGCGATTCTTGGTGGTGGTCATGGCGCCTACGCGGCTGCCGCGGACTTGTCCGAAGCCGGTCATGAGGTGCGCCTGTGGCGCCGCGATGCGGCGGCGCTCGAGGCGGTGGCGCAAGCCGGCGCCATCACGCTGAAGGACGCCGACGGCACGCGCGAGGTGCCGCTCGCACTCGCCACCGCCGACATCGCTGCGGCCCTGAAGGGCGCTGAACTGATCGTTCTTCCCACGCCCGCCATTGCCCAGCACGACATCGCGCTGGCCATGGCGCCGCACCTGGCCGACGGCCAAGTCGTCTTCCTGCCGCCCGGCACCTTCGGCAGCTACGTGATGGCGCGAACGGTGAAAGAGGCGGGCAGCCGGGCCGACGTGGCCTGGGCCGAGACCGGCACGCTGCCGTACCTCGCGCGCAAGCACGGCGAGCGCGAAGTGAACGTCACCATCCGTGCCATCCGCCTGCCGACCGGCGTCTACCCGGCCCGCAAGGAGGCCGAGGCGATCGAAGTGATCCGCAGGGCCTATCCCGCCGTGCACGGCTGCGGCGATGCGCTGTCGGGCGCGCTCATGAATGCCGGCCCGGTCATCCACCCGCCGCTCATGGTGATGAACGCCGCACCGCTGCAGCACTTCGAGCGCTGGGACATCCACAACGAAGGCACCCAGCGTGCGGTGCGCGACGTGACCGACCGGCTCGACCGCGAGCGCATGGCCGTGCGCGAGGCCCTTGGCCATGGCGCGCCGCACTATCCGCTGGCCGACCACTACAACAACGACCAGTGGATGTACGGCGATGCGCACAAGCAGCTCGTCAAGTCGGGCGACTGGCGCGAGAACATCGACCTGCACACGCACCGCTACATCACCGAAGACACCGAACTCGGCCTCGCATTTCTCGCCTCTGCCGCGCGCCATGCGGGCGTGGACGCGCCCATCGCACACGGGCTGCTTGCCATCGTCGGCGGTTTTCTCGGCCGTGACTTGCGCCAAGGCCCGCGCACCTTCGAAAGCCTGGGCCTCGCAGGCCTGAGCGCAGCGCAACTCAAGCAAAGGCTGCACGATGGCGAATGA
- a CDS encoding 3-hydroxybutyryl-CoA dehydrogenase gives MANERATLPRFAAVGAGRMGRGIAIAFAYAGHRISLIDLRQRSDEAWQRLQGEARAEIEASLAGLAQLGVIDAKQIQAIAERVSLVSAAEAPQALAAAELVFEGVPETMEAKREAFEQINRHCRDDAILTSTTSSILVTQLAALVRLPERFLNMHWLNPAYVIPVVELSCHPGTDAAVLARTKSLMEQIGKLPVVCGASPGYIVPRLQALVMNEAARMIEEGAATAEEIDKATRYGLGLRFAALGVVEFIDFGGCDILHHASREMSASIDKGRYTAPAIVDRMVEEGRLGLKSGSGFYSYEGRDIAAYRRDVLSRTLGELKHAGLWRAPADETLS, from the coding sequence ATGGCGAATGAACGCGCGACGCTGCCACGCTTCGCGGCCGTCGGCGCCGGCCGCATGGGGCGCGGCATCGCGATTGCGTTCGCCTATGCCGGCCACCGCATCTCGTTGATCGATCTTCGCCAGCGCAGCGACGAAGCCTGGCAGCGCCTGCAGGGCGAGGCCCGGGCCGAGATCGAAGCGAGCCTCGCGGGCCTGGCGCAGCTCGGCGTGATCGATGCAAAGCAGATACAGGCCATCGCCGAACGGGTGAGCCTGGTGAGCGCCGCCGAAGCACCGCAGGCTTTGGCCGCAGCAGAGCTGGTGTTCGAAGGCGTGCCCGAAACCATGGAGGCCAAGCGCGAGGCGTTCGAGCAGATCAACCGGCATTGCCGCGACGACGCGATCCTTACCTCGACCACCAGCAGCATCCTGGTCACGCAGCTCGCGGCGCTCGTGCGGCTCCCCGAGCGCTTCCTCAACATGCACTGGCTCAACCCGGCGTATGTGATTCCGGTGGTCGAACTCAGTTGCCACCCGGGCACCGATGCGGCCGTGCTCGCACGCACCAAGTCCTTGATGGAACAGATCGGGAAGCTGCCCGTGGTCTGCGGTGCATCGCCGGGCTACATCGTGCCGCGCCTGCAGGCATTGGTGATGAACGAGGCCGCCCGCATGATCGAGGAGGGCGCCGCCACCGCCGAGGAGATCGACAAGGCCACGCGCTACGGCCTGGGCCTGCGCTTCGCTGCGCTTGGCGTGGTCGAGTTCATCGACTTCGGCGGCTGCGACATCCTGCACCATGCCAGCCGCGAAATGTCGGCGTCGATCGACAAGGGTCGCTACACCGCGCCCGCCATTGTCGATCGCATGGTCGAAGAAGGGCGTCTCGGGCTCAAGAGCGGCAGCGGCTTCTACAGCTACGAAGGCCGCGACATCGCCGCCTACCGGCGCGACGTGCTCTCGCGCACGCTCGGCGAACTGAAGCATGCCGGCCTGTGGCGCGCGCCTGCCGACGAGACGCTGTCATGA
- a CDS encoding alpha/beta fold hydrolase codes for MTIRRTFADLSVGQVHYATCGDADAPAVLLLHQSPRSWAEYRAVLPLIGARCRAIAMDTAGFGDSADGGVPASIEQWARVACELLDELGIARANVVGHHTGGVVAIELAAAFPDRVRGLVLSSTPYTDEAFRRARAQRPPIDEVAPSEDGSHLAALWQKRQGFYPPERPDLLEAFVLDALKVGHRVEEGHRAVASYRMEDRIGRVTQPTLIIRATHDPFAAPHAAELQHQLPQARIVDIEGGMVPLPDQMPGAFARTVLDFLSTLP; via the coding sequence ATGACCATTCGCCGCACCTTTGCCGACCTGTCGGTGGGGCAGGTGCATTACGCGACGTGCGGCGATGCAGATGCGCCGGCCGTGTTGCTGCTGCACCAGTCGCCGCGTAGTTGGGCTGAATATCGCGCCGTGCTTCCACTGATCGGTGCGCGCTGTCGGGCCATCGCGATGGACACGGCGGGCTTCGGCGATTCCGCTGACGGCGGCGTGCCGGCGAGCATCGAGCAATGGGCGCGCGTGGCGTGCGAACTGCTCGATGAGCTGGGCATCGCGCGCGCCAATGTTGTGGGCCACCACACCGGCGGCGTCGTGGCCATCGAACTCGCGGCCGCCTTTCCCGATCGCGTGCGCGGCTTGGTGCTGTCGTCCACGCCGTACACCGACGAAGCCTTTCGCCGCGCGCGAGCACAACGGCCGCCCATCGACGAAGTCGCGCCTAGCGAAGATGGAAGCCACCTCGCGGCACTGTGGCAAAAACGGCAGGGCTTCTATCCGCCCGAGCGGCCCGATCTGCTCGAGGCCTTCGTGCTCGATGCGTTGAAGGTCGGTCATCGGGTCGAAGAAGGCCATCGCGCAGTCGCTTCTTATCGCATGGAAGACCGCATCGGCCGCGTAACGCAACCCACGCTCATCATCCGAGCAACCCACGACCCGTTCGCTGCGCCGCATGCGGCAGAGCTGCAGCATCAATTGCCGCAGGCGCGCATCGTCGACATCGAAGGCGGCATGGTTCCCTTGCCCGACCAGATGCCGGGGGCCTTCGCGCGCACGGTGCTCGATTTTCTCTCCACGCTGCCATGA
- a CDS encoding quinone oxidoreductase family protein — protein MKAVRIHGFDAVPALEEVPDPVHRPGRAIVRMQAATVGHIDRTVWRGSFLRHPPLPYTPGVEAAGIVIASERYAEGQRVWLRGSGLGTLFDGTWCELIDAPDEALGVLPDALPMPLGAAFFSPTTSAWVALHEVARLQPGEEVLVTGASGAVGSLAVQLAREAGCNVAVVNPDAEAPPTASADLLVDTVGGSVLSTVLPAVRPGGRAVLIGYTAGPTLQLDIAHFLQRDVALLPLNMFRRETAGRAAAPGLLARLADGRLHLDVRSFALADAAIALGWIAQRGHRGRAVLVP, from the coding sequence ATGAAGGCCGTTCGCATCCACGGTTTCGATGCAGTGCCCGCGCTGGAAGAGGTGCCCGACCCGGTGCACAGGCCTGGCCGCGCCATCGTGCGCATGCAGGCGGCCACGGTCGGCCACATCGACCGGACCGTGTGGCGCGGCAGTTTCCTGCGGCATCCACCGCTGCCGTATACGCCGGGCGTGGAAGCCGCCGGCATCGTCATCGCAAGCGAACGCTACGCCGAAGGCCAACGCGTCTGGCTGCGCGGCAGCGGCCTGGGGACCTTGTTCGACGGCACCTGGTGCGAGCTGATCGATGCGCCCGACGAAGCACTCGGCGTGCTGCCCGATGCATTGCCGATGCCACTCGGCGCTGCGTTCTTTTCGCCCACCACATCGGCATGGGTGGCCTTGCATGAAGTCGCCAGGCTGCAGCCTGGCGAAGAGGTGCTGGTCACTGGCGCGAGCGGCGCCGTGGGTTCGCTGGCCGTGCAGTTGGCGCGCGAGGCCGGCTGCAACGTGGCCGTGGTCAATCCGGATGCAGAGGCTCCGCCCACGGCAAGTGCAGACCTCTTGGTCGACACAGTGGGAGGCAGCGTTCTCTCGACGGTGCTGCCCGCCGTGCGGCCAGGCGGCCGCGCCGTGCTCATCGGCTACACCGCGGGCCCCACGCTGCAGCTCGACATCGCCCACTTTCTTCAGCGCGACGTGGCGCTGCTGCCGCTCAACATGTTCAGGCGAGAGACCGCTGGCCGTGCGGCCGCGCCCGGGTTGCTCGCGCGCCTGGCAGATGGCCGTTTGCACCTCGACGTGCGGAGCTTTGCGCTCGCAGACGCCGCCATCGCGCTTGGATGGATTGCGCAGCGCGGCCATCGCGGCCGCGCGGTGCTCGTTCCCTAG
- a CDS encoding MarR family winged helix-turn-helix transcriptional regulator: protein MAEQPPETHRFVDDYLPALLAQASQLISSEFHEVARQQGFSVSEWRVMASLAGSEPISIGQLAQVTVTKQPTVTRLLDRMEARGQVERLPHESDRRITLVRITRKGLKAVEHLMELARDHERRVLEPFGLRRAEELKQTLRQMIDLHVHVPLEEPEED, encoded by the coding sequence ATGGCTGAGCAACCTCCTGAAACACATCGCTTCGTCGATGACTACCTGCCCGCGCTGCTGGCGCAGGCCAGCCAGCTGATCTCCTCCGAGTTCCACGAGGTGGCACGGCAGCAAGGCTTCTCTGTTTCCGAGTGGCGCGTGATGGCATCGCTTGCAGGCAGCGAACCCATCAGCATCGGCCAGCTTGCGCAGGTGACGGTGACCAAGCAGCCCACCGTCACGCGGCTGCTCGACCGCATGGAAGCACGCGGACAGGTCGAGCGGTTGCCCCATGAGAGTGATCGCCGCATCACGCTGGTGCGCATCACGCGCAAGGGACTGAAGGCGGTGGAGCACCTGATGGAACTCGCGCGCGACCACGAGCGGCGCGTGCTCGAACCTTTCGGCCTGCGGCGTGCCGAAGAATTGAAGCAGACCCTTCGGCAGATGATCGACCTGCACGTGCACGTGCCGCTCGAAGAGCCGGAGGAAGACTAG
- a CDS encoding indolepyruvate ferredoxin oxidoreductase subunit alpha, which translates to MAERSFVEEVKKLRLSGGEVFRGEGILAVTKALLESGVSYVAGYQGAPISHLMDVLADAQDILAEQGIRFENSASEATAAATLAASVNYPLRGAVTFKATVGTNVASDALANLASGGVTGGALIIVGEDYGEGSSIMQERSHAFAMKSQIWLLDPRPNLPSIVDAVKTGFDLSEASNTPVMLQLRIRACHVHGHFVAGDNKRAKFTLQEALENPRRDVSRIVLPPASFVHEQEKVKDRWPAAVRFIEERQLNEFFSEDADDIGIIVQGGSYNTLLRALERLGLADVYGNTQVPLYVMNVAYPVIESEVIRFCEGKRAVLIVEEGQPNFVEQNLATILRQAGSTTVLHGKDMLPVAGEYTASELLKGARTFCERYERLAPLPVPAPVRKVIPLKEVAAIGVDAAPEPAMPSTALGDVVHARPPGFCTGCPERPIFSAMKLVERELGAHHVSADIGCHLFSILPPFNIGNTTMGYGLGGAGAAALNAPAGKRAISMMGDGGFWHNGLTSGVANAVFNKSDNLTIIVDNNYTSATGGQDILSSNAINKTRSTGHEIERAVRGVGVEWVKTMRRTYDVAGMRDALKEALTTTKKGPKVLIAQSECMLNKQRREKPLVRKAIADGKRMVREKFGVDSDTCTGDHSCIRLSGCPSLSIKPNPDPLRVDPVATVLDSCVGCGNCGDVSHAAVLCPSFYKAQIVSNPTGWDKLRERVRSAVIGWLQRGDARRREAYAF; encoded by the coding sequence ATGGCTGAGCGTTCATTCGTCGAAGAAGTCAAGAAATTGCGGCTTTCCGGTGGGGAGGTGTTCCGCGGTGAGGGCATTCTGGCTGTCACCAAGGCCTTGCTCGAATCGGGGGTTTCCTATGTGGCCGGCTACCAGGGCGCGCCCATCTCGCACCTGATGGACGTGCTGGCCGATGCGCAGGACATCCTTGCCGAGCAGGGGATTCGCTTCGAGAACAGCGCAAGCGAAGCCACCGCCGCAGCCACGCTGGCGGCCTCGGTCAACTATCCGCTGCGCGGCGCCGTCACCTTCAAGGCCACCGTTGGCACCAACGTCGCGTCCGACGCACTGGCCAACCTGGCTTCGGGCGGCGTCACCGGCGGCGCGCTCATCATCGTGGGCGAAGACTACGGCGAAGGCTCTTCCATCATGCAGGAGCGCAGCCATGCGTTTGCGATGAAGTCGCAGATCTGGCTGCTCGATCCGCGGCCCAACCTGCCGAGCATCGTCGATGCGGTGAAAACGGGCTTCGATCTTTCCGAAGCCAGCAACACGCCCGTGATGCTGCAGCTGCGCATCCGCGCCTGCCATGTGCACGGGCACTTCGTTGCAGGCGACAACAAGCGCGCCAAGTTCACCCTGCAAGAGGCGCTGGAGAACCCGCGGCGCGACGTCAGCCGCATCGTGCTGCCGCCCGCGAGCTTTGTGCACGAACAAGAGAAGGTGAAAGACCGCTGGCCCGCCGCCGTGCGCTTCATCGAGGAGCGCCAGCTCAACGAGTTCTTCTCCGAAGACGCCGACGACATCGGCATCATCGTGCAGGGCGGCAGCTACAACACGCTGCTGCGCGCGCTGGAGCGCCTGGGCCTGGCCGACGTGTACGGCAATACCCAGGTGCCGCTCTACGTGATGAACGTGGCCTACCCGGTCATCGAGAGCGAAGTGATCCGCTTCTGCGAGGGCAAGCGTGCGGTGCTGATCGTCGAAGAGGGGCAGCCCAACTTCGTCGAACAGAACCTCGCGACCATCCTGCGGCAAGCGGGCTCCACGACTGTGCTGCACGGCAAGGACATGCTGCCCGTGGCGGGCGAATACACGGCGTCCGAGCTGCTGAAGGGTGCGCGCACCTTCTGCGAGCGCTACGAGCGGCTTGCACCGCTGCCCGTGCCTGCGCCGGTGCGCAAGGTGATCCCGCTGAAGGAAGTCGCCGCCATCGGCGTCGATGCGGCACCCGAGCCGGCCATGCCGTCCACAGCGCTCGGCGATGTCGTGCATGCGCGCCCGCCGGGCTTTTGCACCGGTTGCCCCGAGCGACCGATCTTCAGCGCGATGAAGCTGGTCGAGCGCGAACTCGGTGCGCATCATGTGAGTGCCGACATCGGCTGCCACCTGTTCTCGATCCTGCCGCCCTTCAACATCGGCAACACCACCATGGGCTACGGCCTGGGCGGTGCCGGTGCGGCGGCGCTGAATGCGCCCGCCGGCAAGCGCGCCATCTCGATGATGGGCGACGGCGGCTTCTGGCACAACGGCCTCACGAGCGGCGTGGCCAACGCGGTGTTCAACAAGAGCGACAACCTCACCATCATTGTCGACAACAACTACACCTCGGCCACCGGCGGGCAGGACATCCTTTCGTCCAACGCCATCAACAAGACGCGCAGCACCGGCCACGAGATCGAGCGTGCCGTGCGCGGCGTCGGCGTGGAGTGGGTAAAAACAATGCGACGCACCTACGACGTGGCAGGCATGCGCGACGCGCTGAAAGAAGCGCTCACCACGACCAAAAAAGGGCCGAAGGTCCTCATCGCCCAATCGGAGTGCATGCTCAACAAGCAGCGCCGCGAGAAGCCATTGGTGCGCAAGGCCATCGCCGACGGCAAGCGCATGGTGCGCGAAAAGTTCGGCGTCGATTCGGATACCTGCACCGGCGACCACTCGTGCATCCGCCTGTCGGGCTGCCCGTCGCTCTCCATCAAGCCCAACCCCGATCCGCTGCGCGTCGATCCCGTTGCCACCGTGCTCGACAGTTGCGTGGGCTGCGGAAACTGCGGGGATGTTTCGCATGCCGCCGTGCTGTGCCCGTCGTTCTACAAGGCGCAGATCGTGAGCAACCCGACAGGCTGGGACAAGCTGCGCGAACGCGTTCGCAGCGCCGTCATCGGCTGGCTGCAGCGCGGCGACGCGCGCCGCCGCGAAGCCTATGCCTTCTGA
- a CDS encoding indolepyruvate oxidoreductase subunit beta family protein encodes MTTKAQPIKIAILAMGGEGGGVLADWIVDMGEASGYVAQTTSVPGVAQRTGATIYYVELYPTAQAAADGGRPVLALMPLPGDVDVVLASELMEAGRAVQRGLVTSDRTTLIASTHRVFSIAEKSALGDGRVDSTQLLAHTARAAKRFIRFDMAQAAEASGSVISAVLFGALAGSGVLPFSRAQFEATIERGGVGVKPSLKAFGGAFARAQAGDDGETPPETAAAVPTPQPRHPAVRALVERVQRDFPPAAQDFLFEGVRRLIDYQDPAYAGFYLDRMAAIAALPGDSAHRLLRETARHLALWMSYEDTARVAALKTRATRFERVRGEARVQPGQVLAINEYMHPRLQEICETLPGGIGRWLMNSTWPKKLVERLTQHGRVIQTSSLHGYLVLRMVAACKRWRLSTMRYAEENRRIEEWLQRIAAAAGHNPELAVELAQCQRLVKGYSDTHERGIRNYDTVMRAVERAGPRLAPATLRELRDAALADEHGHKLQAALAQHALA; translated from the coding sequence ATGACGACCAAGGCCCAACCCATCAAGATCGCGATCCTCGCCATGGGCGGGGAGGGCGGCGGCGTGCTCGCCGACTGGATCGTCGACATGGGCGAGGCCAGCGGCTACGTCGCCCAGACCACCTCCGTACCAGGCGTGGCGCAGCGCACGGGCGCAACCATCTACTACGTGGAGCTCTATCCAACGGCGCAGGCCGCAGCCGATGGCGGCAGGCCCGTGCTGGCGCTGATGCCGCTGCCGGGCGACGTGGATGTGGTGCTCGCGTCCGAACTGATGGAAGCGGGCCGGGCGGTGCAGCGCGGGCTGGTCACCAGCGACCGCACCACGCTCATCGCATCCACGCACCGCGTGTTCTCCATTGCCGAGAAGAGCGCGCTGGGCGACGGCCGCGTCGACAGCACGCAGTTGCTCGCGCACACGGCCCGGGCCGCCAAGCGCTTCATCCGTTTCGACATGGCGCAGGCCGCCGAAGCCTCGGGCAGCGTGATCAGCGCGGTGCTGTTCGGCGCGCTGGCGGGATCGGGCGTGCTGCCATTCAGCCGCGCGCAGTTCGAAGCGACCATCGAGCGCGGCGGCGTGGGCGTCAAGCCCAGCCTCAAGGCCTTTGGTGGCGCATTTGCCCGCGCGCAGGCCGGCGACGATGGTGAGACACCGCCGGAAACCGCGGCGGCTGTGCCGACTCCGCAACCACGTCACCCGGCCGTGCGCGCGCTGGTCGAGCGCGTACAGCGCGACTTTCCGCCCGCGGCGCAAGACTTCCTGTTCGAAGGCGTGCGGCGCCTCATCGACTACCAGGACCCGGCCTATGCCGGCTTCTACCTCGATCGCATGGCTGCCATTGCGGCGCTGCCCGGCGACAGCGCCCACCGCCTGCTGCGCGAAACGGCTCGCCACCTCGCGCTCTGGATGTCCTACGAAGACACCGCCCGTGTCGCCGCGCTCAAGACCCGCGCCACCCGGTTCGAGCGCGTGCGCGGCGAGGCCCGCGTGCAGCCCGGCCAGGTGCTTGCCATCAACGAATACATGCATCCGCGCCTGCAGGAAATCTGCGAGACGCTGCCGGGCGGCATCGGCCGCTGGCTCATGAACTCCACATGGCCGAAGAAGCTCGTCGAGCGATTGACGCAGCACGGCCGGGTGATCCAGACCAGCTCGCTGCACGGCTACCTGGTGCTGCGCATGGTTGCGGCATGCAAGCGCTGGCGCCTTTCGACGATGCGCTATGCCGAGGAAAACCGCCGCATCGAGGAATGGCTGCAGCGCATTGCCGCCGCCGCGGGGCACAACCCTGAGCTGGCGGTGGAGCTCGCGCAGTGCCAGCGCCTCGTCAAGGGCTACAGCGACACGCATGAGCGCGGCATCCGCAACTACGACACCGTGATGCGCGCGGTGGAACGCGCCGGCCCCCGGCTCGCGCCCGCCACCCTGCGCGAACTGCGCGACGCCGCACTTGCCGACGAACACGGCCACAAGCTGCAAGCCGCGCTGGCGCAGCACGCACTGGCCTGA